In Cryptomeria japonica chromosome 1, Sugi_1.0, whole genome shotgun sequence, the sequence GAAAACCATTTGAAGCCATAACTTGCTTCATCAGGTATAGATTGACATCTAGGCAGCCAATGCCATGTCCGGCGCGGCAACTTGTAAACAAGAACTTGAGGTGACGTAAAACAGGAAAGGCAGATGTAGTCTTCATGGCCTACGCAGCATATTTGGTCATAATTGTGGTATGAAATTGCAAGGAATTTCTTGCACATCATCTCTGGCAACTTCTGGACCTCCCTCCATTCTGTTCCCTGCTCATTCAGCTCCCACACCCAGATGCTCCTTGATATTCCATTCTCTCCAACTCCACCAACAAGAAAAAGCCGACTGCTACAACTTACCAGACGACTGCATACAAGTGAGTCCGGCAAGGGCATGGGTGAGGTAGCTTCCACCCTCCTCCATGACCCTCTTTTCATATCATACCCCATAGCCCCAAATGCCTCTGATGTGCTAAAATATATCATACCATCACAATAAGTTGCGTCATATCTCAGATTTGTTTGCATCGGCACATCCTCTGTTCTTTTCCAGGTATCACTTACAGAGTCATAGATCTCTGTCCTCCTATCAAAACAAGTACCTGCCACTAAAATGTAGTAGCCCTGAAGACCTTCTCCAGCCACCAATGCAACAGCATTCCAATTACGTTCAAATGAATGGTAGGGAAACTCTCTCCACATTTTTGTTAGGGGATTGCAAACAGAAAGACAGAATTGGGTTTTCAAGCACAATAAGCCACCTGAAGCCCCAACAACTTCTGCTGTTGGATAAGGAAGAAATGAGAGGGATATGGTGTGCCACTTACTGAGAAAGCTATCATATGCCCTGCAAATTCTGTGGTCCCGGCGCTTCAACATCACTAACCATGGCCTGTGTGATATTTTGCTGCAAAGCGAAAGAAAGCTTCGTG encodes:
- the LOC131065142 gene encoding F-box/kelch-repeat protein At5g43190, whose amino-acid sequence is MMEARIWSNLPEDVIDRILAKLPAESFLRLRCVCKKWNALLSSRSFLSLCSKISHRPWLVMLKRRDHRICRAYDSFLSKWHTISLSFLPYPTAEVVGASGGLLCLKTQFCLSVCNPLTKMWREFPYHSFERNWNAVALVAGEGLQGYYILVAGTCFDRRTEIYDSVSDTWKRTEDVPMQTNLRYDATYCDGMIYFSTSEAFGAMGYDMKRGSWRRVEATSPMPLPDSLVCSRLVSCSSRLFLVGGVGENGISRSIWVWELNEQGTEWREVQKLPEMMCKKFLAISYHNYDQICCVGHEDYICLSCFTSPQVLVYKLPRRTWHWLPRCQSIPDEASYGFKWFSFTPSLYALV